The DNA region GTCTGTCGATACCCGGTGCCGAAGCCTCACGGCGCCGGAGGCCGGAGAACCGGTCGAGTGCACAGCGGAACGACTGAGCGCCCCGACCGGTCCACACCGGTCGAGGCGCTCAGCAGCAGGTCGGAGAGGGTTCCTCCGCCTGCACCAGGTAGGCCGTGTGGAACTCGAACCCGCAACGACCGGGACGCCGGTGAATGGGTCAGAACTGAGGTCGCAGAGCGGCCGGAGTCTCGCCGGTCAAGAGCTGACAGCAGTCGGCCGTTGCGGGTTCGTTTGAACCGGCGGCCCCTTCGTCGGTTGCCGAGCTTGCCTGGTCGAACCATATTTCACCTGGTCAGGCGGGTGATCCCGATTGGTCTCGCAGAGTGTCGCGGGGTTCGGGGAGCGGGTCGGCTCCGGAATGACTCCCACGGGGGCATGGTGTCAACGACGTACGTCACCCCCGCGGTGCCGATCGCTTGCGTGATCCAACGCGTGCGGCCGCCGCTCACGCACCGCTCGCGCGAGATTCCTGCGTTCGCTCGGAATCCGAATGCAGTCGGTTTTCGTCGGACACAACTGTCACATCCTCATAGACATGGGGTGACCACGAAACCGCCTCCAGCGCCGCCTTCATGCCTGCCGCATCCTGGAATCGGTCTGAAGGATTCTGTGCGAGGGCTCTTAGCAATATGGAATCGCAGGCGGGGTCAAGCAGCGGGTTCAGGGACGATGGTGGCGGTACCGGACGAGAAGTTATCGCATGGAATACCTTGTACATCGATCCCAGACCATGGAACGGCTGTCGTCCGGTTAGCAGTTCGTAGAGGGTGACACCTGCGCCATATAGGTCCCGGTGAACCGTCGGCGCTTCCCCTCGGATGGCCTCGGGGGACATATAGCTCGGCGTGCCGACGATGGACCCTTCCGAGCTGTGCACCCCTCGGCGCGGGTTCTCCACGAAGCTTGCGACACCGAAATCGAGCACCTTCACCCGTCCGTCCGGGGTCAACATCACGTTGCTGGGCTTGATGTCGCAGTTGATGACCCCGGACTCGTGTGCATGCTTCAAGGCATCGAGAACCACGCGCAGCAACGCGACACTCTCCAGCGGACTAACCCGTCCGCGGCGGAGTACATCCATGAGATTCTCACCGTAGATGTACTCCATGACGATGAAATTGCCCTCATCGCTCTCAACCAGGTCGTGCACTCCCGCAATCGCGGAATGGTTGAGCGTCGCAACGGCCCTAGCCTCGTCGCGTAGGATCAGCGGCAGTTCCGCATCTTCCGAGCGGTCTCGTCGAATTGACTTGATGGCAACGATGCGTCCAAGCAGTTGATCCCTCGCGCGGTAGACGGACCCCATCCCTCCCGAACCGACCAACCCGTCTACCACATATCTGCCACCGATTACACGTGGATAAGGCGTTCTTGGCTTGAGGGGTTCGGCCACCGAGCCAATATCCAGGCGCAAGGCCAACTGTCGTAGGACTCCCGTGAACGCCATTCGCGTCGAAGTGGTCGGCCTCGGAGTGAACGCACGATTACGGGCCAGGACGAGTCTGCCCGCAGTGTCACTACCCGTACGGTCCGGTCGGGGCCTCCCTCTCGCGGCAAGCGCGTATTTCACGTGCTCATAGGCTCTGTCCACAGAGATCACGGGAGGCCCATCCGGGATGCCCTGATCGAGGACTGCCAGGAGCTCACCGGTGAAGGCCGTGTATTTTTCGCCTGGCGGGGCCAGTGCAACCCGATCGTCTCTGGCCGAGGTGAGTACCACGGCGCCGCGAGCCGCCGTCTGGGCCCGTACTGCGTCCGAGGCTTCCGACATCGCGCCGCAGTGCACTCTCCCACTGAAACAGCTGTCCAATATGGCAATCCGACGGCGCGCGGGTGAGTGGGCCAGGGACCGGCCTAGCCATTCGTACGAGACACAGCTCCAGGGCTCGTCGGCCTTGGAACTCTCCAGCGTGACGTAGAAACGTAGTTCATCGTCAAGAACGCCATGGCCGGCGTAATACACCAGAAGCGTGTCGCGCGCACCTGAGGACGCCTCCTGCAGCACGGCCATGATGTCTGAGGACGTGCGTGGGTGCGCCAAAACCGAGCAGTGACTGGACGGTAGCTCCCAGCCCTCCGCTGACGTCAGGAACTGCTGCAGCGCCTCAATGTTGTTGCGTACTGCGGGAAGATCCTCGAAGTGATCATACGAGGAGACACCGATCAACACCGCACGAGTCCGCGCGGGATCAGGCAGCGAATCCACTACATCATTCATCGGCCAGAGCGGCGGCGATGCGAGCAACGACCGCAGGGTCGTCACTGTCAACCGTGACTCGTGTGCCATTACGTTCAATCGCAACGGTCGGCGGTTTCGATCTACTGCTGCGCCACACTGCGATGGCTAGTACCAGGTTCGCGACCTGGAACCCACTGTCCACCGTCAGCTGGATCGCATCGAACGCAGCCCCCATGTCTCCCGGCGAGGAGGGTGCAGACGACAGGACAACATCGGCTTCGTCGCCCACAAGCTCGTCGTCCCGCAACCACTGCGTGAGACGACGCAGGTCTTCACCTACGAACCGGCCCTCGATCACAACCTGGTACTCGACCATGGATCCCCCGTGGTAGGCGCTGCAACGTCCAAGAGTCTAGGCTGCGGGCCTACTTCAAGACCCAACTGCCCTGATGGATCACGCCTGAGGCCAGCCATCGAGCGACTTGCGACCCGTCGGCCAGATAGCGGTGGAGGGCACTGGCGGTAGTCTCCACGAATTTCCAGGGACCGCGTCGGCGTCGCACGCAACAAGTCGCAGGCCGCCGAAGAACACGGTGGCGCCGGGGAGCCGACCGCTAACGTGAGTGGCATGAGCTGGTCACTTAGCCTCTTGGCACCCCGGGCACTACCGAGCCGGGGCCCTCCAGGCAGCGGCACGCGACCTGCTTCGCCTCCAGTGGCTCCTCACTCTGGTCACACTGCCCCTACTTGGCATCGCGGGAGTCAGCCCGGCCTCATGGAGTCGGACAGCGATACGGACGAATTCGCTGCCCACTGAGGTTCTGCTTGATCCGCGAGGACATCGATCCCCTTGTGCAGGTAGCGGTAGCCGGTGGCCTGCGAGACGCCGGCGTCCCTGGCCAGGCAGTGCACGCAGCCAGCGCTCACGGAACCAGCGCAGCACCAGGACGGCTTGCCGGACGTGCCCAGGGCCCGCGACCCACGAGGGGTGTTGAGGCCGCGGCGATGCGCGACAAGCAGCCTGGACAGGTACACCACGACGTGGCGCGGAACGTCGAGCGTGGCAGCATAGGTGACCAACGCGAAGCCTCTCGTTCTGCGGACGATCTTGTGGTGAGAACCGTCCTACCAGGGGCTTCACGTCTGTCTACGACCGGCCCCCCGAGGCGCAATTTCGCTGAGAAAACTTCAATTCCTGACCGCGTTGAACTGCTGGCCGCAGTTGGTGGGGCTAGGAGTGCACACGGTGATCCGGACCCGGTCGATACCACCGGGCAGATCGGGATTACCGATGACGAAGTTATAGGGCTTCTCCCCGTACGCGGAGCTGTTGACGACACCCCTGCTCTCGGTATCGATCTTGGTACTGCCAGCGAAGGCTTCGAAATGAACAGTGGTGCCGACGGTGGTCCAGTCCGCGACTCCACCCTGCACGGTCGCCGTCCGGTTTCCCCAGATCACTGTGCCCCAGGCGCCACCGAGTACGCAGTCCTGTGAGCACACATCGAACGGATCATTGGCCCACGGCGCCGCACTGGGCCCGGCTTCGGTAGAGGCCAAGGCCGATGGGGCCGCGGCCAGTACCAAGGCCGTCACCAGCGTCGAGACCGCGCTCAGATTGCCATTCATGCGTCGTGTCGTCACGTGTACCCCTTCAGGACCGAGGAAGCGGCGTCAGTTCCTCACCATGCCGACGACGGCCGTCGCCACAGGCGATCTCTCCGGTTGTGAGCGTCATGCACACTCGGACCTTGATCTGGTCGACCCCACCGGGCAGGCCCTTCTCACATCAACCCATACCGCATGGCCAGCGTCTCATCCGGTGAACCACGTCGAGAGTGTCATTCAAGTCAACTTGGACGTGACCGGCCCATCCCACCCACCGCGGCACGCGAAGCATTGCGCTCGCTGACCACCACGGAGCTGGTTCGGCGGCTGACCGCCGTCCGTCCGGGCACCGATCTGGCAGAGCCGGCTACAGACCGCAGGGCAGCTGCTGGTCACCGCTGGCGACAACCCTGACCGGCTCGCCTCAGAAGCCTCTTTCGCTCACCTGTGCGCTGCCGCCCCCGTGCCAGCTTCCTCCGGTCGCACCGACCCGGCCCACCGACTCAACCGCGGCGGAGACCGCCAGGCCTACCGGGCACTGCACACCATCGTGCTGGTCCGCATGCGTCACGGCCCGCGCACCCGCGATTACGTGGCACGACGCGCCCTCGAAGGACTCAGGACGAAGGACATCTTCAGATGCCTCAAGGGCTTCGTCGCACGAGAGGTCTACCGCCACCTCATCAGCGCACCCAGCACCGAACCATCAGCATCCGCCGCACCGCGACTTGACGATCTATAGGAGCTTCAGAGTCAAGCTCAGCTTGTTTCGCAGACCAGGGTTTCGGAACGTGTGTACCTGGTGCCGTTGACCTCTACCCACCCACTGACGTAGGCGCATTGAGTATCAGCTTCGGAGACGTAGATTCCTCCGGCATAAGTGTCGTAGAGGCCGGTGTCATTCCAGGACGTCGCCCACTTCCAGTGGCGCAGACGAATCTCCATTCTGTGCTGGCCCGACCGATTGTCGTAGGTCTTCGCGCAGTATGTACCGCTACCGGAACTGTCATACCAGACCTGGATCTGGCCCACACTGTCTGGAAGCCCGATGGTCCTCACCAGGCTGCCCTTGCACGGGCCATCGAACGGACCCGCGTAGCCCGCCGGAGCCGCGGACGCGGTGCTCACCCCACCCAACGTGACACCCACCACGACCCCGCAGATCGCAGCGCCGGATAAGATGTTCCTTTTCATCGTGGATATCTTGCTCACTGATTTCCCTCCTTTTCCGCTTAGTCAATCGGGCAGACCTCCCGATCGGTGTTCGAATATGCACCGTAGCGTCGCCGGGCGCTGCAGCGCATCTGCCTGCACCGAGATTGGCTAGTAAAAGTGCTCCTGGCTTACATTCACGGAGGAAACGATCATTCGACTGCGCGACCGGGGCCAACCCGATCCACCCGGGCATGCACCGATCAACCCGCTCGGCGAAGATCATTTCACTGAGGAAACCTCATTGGCTGGAGGGGGCGGCGAGCTGGTCTCTCCGCGAGCAGCTTCCCGCTCCAGATCCCACGGGACTCGATCTTCCGGATTGCTGCCGGCCGCCTGGGAGAAGAGCCTGGCCTCACGACGCTGTTCCAACGCGCTCAACGCGTACGGACGCGCCTTCGAATACTTCACGGAAGAAGCGACATCCGATGCCGGCGCGCGGTTCGCCGCAGTAATCCAGGCCATTGCGGGCACTCACTCACACTCCGACGCACAAAAGGCAGCAGCTCAGCATCTGCTCAGCGCATCAGCTCCAGGCACTCTCACGGAATCACAGGCCGCGCAAGCCGCAGAGAACATCCTGATGCACACCTTCGCCACGAAACCGTCTACTTCGGCCGATTGCGTGGGCCGAGTCCCTTGGCGGCATGGGGCTAGGCATGCTCTCCGCAGACGGTGACCCCTCCCGCACCCACCACTTGATGACCGGCGTCCTCCAGCACCTGGGCCGCGACATCCTCATCCACGACCTCGGCGGCCCAGCCCACGCCCCGGAAGCGATCCTGCAAGAGCTAGACGGCATCCGCAGCGGGTGGATCACGATCGGTCCACCCATCCCCAAGTGATCCTCACCGCCACCCGGCCAGCGCGGCGTCCGGTGAACCGGTGGCGACCGCTCACGCATCGCTCACGCACAGGGCCCCGAACAACGGAGCGCCCCGACCAGTCGAAACCGGACGGGGCGCTCCGCCGCAGGTCAGAGGGTTTCCCCTCCCCTGCAATCGGTAGGCCGTGTGGGACTCGAACCCACAACCAACGGATTAAAAGTCCGCTGCTCTGACCAATTGAGCTAACGGCCCCTGATGGATCACCCCCCGAGCATAGCTGCCCCGGGCCCGGCAGCCGATCGGGTATCGGGTGCCGGGCCCGTCGTGCCCGGGCGGGAGGCACGGCGGTGTGCGGGCGGGACGCGCGTCAGTGTGCGGACCGGCGGTCGGGAGCGCTCGGTTTCAGGAACCAGTGGCGGGCCGACGCCAGCCACCAGGTGGCGGCGAAACCGACCACGGCCAGGACGGCCAGCGGGGCGTAGTTGAAGGTCTCCCAGGTGACGGGGGACACCTGCGGCAGCATGAACAGGACGGTGATCACCGCCACCCAGATCACCGCGACGACGCCGACGGGCCGGGACCAGCGGCCCAGGTGCCATGGGCCGGCGGTGAAGTCGTCGCCCCGCAGCAGCCGGAGAAGGGTGGGGATGACGTAGGCGATGTAGAGGCCGATGACCGCGATGGACGTGACGGCGGCGTACGCGGTCACGTTGATCAGGTACGGGAGGCCCAGGGCCAGTGCGCCGAGCGCGGCCAGCCAGACCGCCGCGACGGGGGTGCGGGTACGGGGGCTGACCGTGTGCCAGACGCGGGAGAAGGGCAGGGCGCCGTCGCGGGAGAAGGCGTAGATCATGCGGCTGTTGGCCGTCACCGAGGCCATGCCGCAGAACAACTGGGCCCCGATGACGACGAGCAGCAGCAGCTTGCCCGTGGTGGCCCCGAGCGCATCCAGCAGGATCTGGGCGGGCGGGGCACCGGTCGGGGAGTTCAGGGCGCCCTCGTACGACTGGATGGCGAAGGTGAACCCCAGCAGGAGCACGAATCCGGCGATCCAGGACGTCCAGATGGACCGCACGATGCCGCGCGGGCCCGCTACCGCCGCGTCGTGGGTCTCCTCCGTCATATGGGCGGAGGCGTCGAACCCGGTGAAGGTGTACTGCGCCATCAGCAGGCCGAGCATCACGACGTAGAAGCCGCTGCCCCAGCCGGTGTTGTTGACGAACTCGGTGAAGACGTACGACGCCGACCGGTGCGAGTCCGGCACGAAGGTGAGCGCACCCACGATGACGGCCACCCCGGCCACGTGCCACCACACGCTGACGCTGTTGAGGACGGCGACGATGCCGACTCCGAAGGTGTTCAGCAGGCCGTGCAGGACGAGGATCGCCGCGAAGAGCAGGATCGTACGGCCGGGAGTGACCTCGAAGCCGAACTGCAGGTTCAGGTAGGCCCCGAGGAAGGACGCCGCCCCGAAGTCGACCCCGGCGGTGACGGCGATCTGACCGAGCACGTTGAACCAGCCGGTGAACCAGGCCCACGCCGCCGCCGAGCGCGGTGGCGCGAGCCGATGGGCCCAGAAGTACAGTCCGGCGGACGTCGGGTACGCCGAGCAGATCTCCGCCATCGCCAGGCCGACGAACAGCGTCATCAGGCCCACCCCGACCCATCCCCAGGTGATGAGGACGGGGCCGCCGGTGTTCATGCCGAACAGATACAGCGTCAGGCAGCCGGAGAGCACCGAGATGATCGTGAACGAGACGGCGTAGTTGGAGAACGCGGACATCCGGCGGGCGAGGACCTGGGTGTAGCCCAGCTCGGCCAGCCGCTCCTCGTCCGAAGCGGCTGCTGACGGGCTCTGAAGGGCATCGGGCGGCGGCTCCGCCGCCACGGCTTCGTCGTTTGTCATGCCCCCAGCGATGCCCTGGCACGGGCGCCGGAAACGCCGCAGGGCCCGTACGCCACCGAAGTGTCGTACGGGCCCTGCGGTTCAGCCGGCTGTCAGCCGTGCTCAGCCGTTGCGCTTCCAGCGCGGCTTGTCGTCACGGCGGCCGAAGGTGCCGGTGCCGGTACCCGTGCCGGTGCCACCACGGTGGCCGGCCGGACGGTCCCCGCCGGAGCGGAAGCCGGCCGCGGGACGGTCGTCGCGACGGTCACGGTTGAACGGACGGTCGCTGCCGCCGGAGCGGAAGCCACCGGACGGGCGCTCGTCACGGCGGTCACGGTTGAACGCCGGACGGTCGTTGTCACGACGCTCGAAGGGACGGCCACCACGGTCGTCGCGACGGTCACCGCCACCGGAGCGGAAGCCACCCGACGGACGCTCGTCACGGCGGTCACGGTTGAACGCCGGACGGTCGTTGTCACGACGCTCGAAGGGACGGCCACCACGGTCGTCGCGACGGTCACCGCCACCGGAGCGGAAGCCACCCGACGGACGGTCGCTGCTGCCGCGGAAGGACGGACGGTCGTTGCTGCCGCGGTAGCCGGCCCCGCCGGAGGGACGGCCACTGCGCTCGCCGACACGGTCGTTGCCACCGCGGTAACCCCCGCGGTCGCCACCACGGTCGTCACGGCGGTCGCCGCCACGGTCGTCACGGCGGTTGAAGTTGCCCCGGTCGTCACGACGGTCGTCGCGAGCGGCCTGCTGCTCCGGGACGGACACCGCGGCGACGAGTGCGGCCTCGGCCTCGGCGGCGACCTCGGCCACCGCCGCCTCCGGGTCCTCGCCCCGCTCGCGGGCGGCACGGGCGACCAGACGGTCGGCCTCCTCGCGCAGCTCGACGGCACGGCGCTGGACGCGCTCCAGCTGCTTGGTGAGGTCGGCCGCCTCGCGCTCGGCCTGCTTGGCCGCGTTGTTCGCGGAGTCGGCCTGGACCTCGGTCAGCGAGCGGGCACCGGTGATCTCGGCGACCTCCGGCTCGAAGACGCCCGCGCCCTGCACGATGTGACGCGAGGCGTCGACGCCCGCGTCCTCCATGAGACGGAAGATCTGGCGACGCTGGTGCGGCAGCGCCAGCGAGACGACGACACCGGACTTGCCGGCCCGGGCGGTACGGCCCGAGCGGTGCAGGTAGTCCTTGTGGTCGCCGGCCGGGTCCACGTTCAGGACCAGGTCGATGCCGTCGACGTGGATACCGCGGGCGGCGACGTCGGTGGCGACCAGGGCGTTGACGTAGCCCTTCTTGAAGTCCTCGAGCACGCGGGTACGGGCACCCTGCGTCATGCCGCCGTGCAGCGCGTCCGCCTTCACGCCGGACTCGATGAGCTGCTCGGCGATGCGGTCGGCGCCCAGCTGGGTGCGGACGAAGATGATCGTGCGGCCCTTGCGGGCGGCGATCGCGGCCGTGACCGGCGCCTTGTCCTTCGGCTTCACGACGAGGACGTGGTGGGACATGGTCGAGACGTTGCCCTGGGCGCTGTCCACCTCGTGGGTGACCGGGTTGCTCAGGTAGCGCTTGACCAGCGTGCCGATCTCGTTCTCCATCGTGGCGGAGAAGAGCATGCGCTGGCCGCCGCCGGGGATCTGGTCGAGCAGCTCGGTGACCTCGGGCAGGAAGCCCAGGTCCGACATCTGGTCGGCCTCGTCGAGGACGGCAACCTGGACGTTGGCCAGGGAGCAGGCACCACGGGTGATGATGTCGCGCAGGCGGCCCGGGGTGGCGACGAGGACGTCGACCCCGCGCTCCAGCGCGTAGATCTGGTTGCTCATCGACGTACCGCCGCACACGACCTTCATCTTCAGGCCGAGTACGTCGCCGTACGGCTGAAGCGCGTCCGCGACCTGCATCGCGAGCTCACGGGTCGGGGTGAGGATGATCGCGCGGGGCTTCTTCTTCTCGGTGTGACCGCCGGCCAGCGTGGCCAGGGTCGGCAGACCGAAGGAGAGCGTCTTACCGGAGCCGGTACGGCCGCGGCCCAGGATGTCCTTGCCGGCCAGGGCGTCCGGGATGGTCGCCGCCTGGATCGGGAAGGGGGCGGTCACACCGTTCTGCGCGAGCTTGCGGACGATGCCCTCGGGCAGCCCGAGCGAGGCGAACGTGACGGTCGGCTCGGCGGCCTCGGCGTTCTCGGCCTCGGCCTCGGCCTCGGGAGCGTCGGTGGTGGTGACCTCGTCGGCGGTCTCGGCGGGGATCTCCACGACCGTCTCGGGCGCCGCGGCCACGACGGCCTCGGCGCTCTCGACGACGGCGTTCGCCTCGGTGTTCTCGACGTTCTCGGGCATGACGGTGTGGTCAGAACTGGAAATTGACATGCGAAATGCGAAACCTCTCGGAGTCTCGGCACGCGCCCGTAACTCCGTGTTTTCGCAATTTCGACCGCCTCAATGCGGTCCAGCCACGGCAAGGGAGAGTACGCGCCACACGGCGCTCTTCTGTGTCGGCGCCGGGCAATGGATCAAACGATCTACTACCATACGCACTCTCCCCCCAATCGTGCAAACCGGCCCCGCCGGGACAGCCCTCACACCGGCGCGACCTGCGGTGATGCCTTCGGGGTCGGCCACACCCCCACCCGCCCCGGCGGGCCCAGCGCATCGCTCCGGAACTGCGCGGCGGGCGAGGCCGAGGGCTGCTCCGGCGGCTGCTGCGACGGCTCCGGGGAGGCCGGGGGCGGTGACGGGGGCGGCTCCGGGGAGACCGGCGGGGGCGGCGGCTCGCCGGGCCCCGGAGCGCTCGGCTCGGGGGTCGGCAGGTGTCCGCCCAGGGTCGGCTCCGGATTCCCCGGCGCAGGGGCCGGAAGGGTGCCTCCCGGCCTGTCCGGGCGCCCGGCGGGGTGCGGGCGCGCGTCCGGCCGGCGCGAGGCGTCCCGGTCCGACTGCGCCTCGGCACGGCCGCCCCCGGAACCGGACCGGCCGGTGCCACGCACGGTGCCGCCGTCCGGCTGGGCGGACTCCCCCTGCCGGCCGGAGGGACGCGGAGGAGCCGGCTGCCCGGCGTCGTCCCCGACGCTCATGCAGCCGGTGGACACGGCGATCGTCAGCGCGGTGACGGCTGCCCGGCGGACGCGGGCGGACATGTGGCGCACGGAATGGCACCTCCGGGGCGGGGAGACGGCGGGACGAGGGAGCGATGTGTCCAACTCCCCCGCACCCGCCGGGGACACGCCCTGGCACAACACCCGCACACGCGGCCGGTCCCAACCACCGCGCGCGGAACGCGCGCCCCTGTTCCTCACCCGTATCCGAGGGCGTGCAGCCGCTCGTCGTCGATGCCGAAGTGGTGGGCGATCTCGTGCACGACGGTGATCTCGGTCTCGGCGACGACGTCCTCGCGCGTCGCGCACATCCGCAGGGCCGGCCCGCGGTAGATGGTGATCCGGTCCGGCAGCACCCCCGCGTACCACTCGCCACGCTCGGTGAGCGGGGTGCCTTCGTA from Streptomyces sp. B1I3 includes:
- a CDS encoding protein kinase; translated protein: MNDVVDSLPDPARTRAVLIGVSSYDHFEDLPAVRNNIEALQQFLTSAEGWELPSSHCSVLAHPRTSSDIMAVLQEASSGARDTLLVYYAGHGVLDDELRFYVTLESSKADEPWSCVSYEWLGRSLAHSPARRRIAILDSCFSGRVHCGAMSEASDAVRAQTAARGAVVLTSARDDRVALAPPGEKYTAFTGELLAVLDQGIPDGPPVISVDRAYEHVKYALAARGRPRPDRTGSDTAGRLVLARNRAFTPRPTTSTRMAFTGVLRQLALRLDIGSVAEPLKPRTPYPRVIGGRYVVDGLVGSGGMGSVYRARDQLLGRIVAIKSIRRDRSEDAELPLILRDEARAVATLNHSAIAGVHDLVESDEGNFIVMEYIYGENLMDVLRRGRVSPLESVALLRVVLDALKHAHESGVINCDIKPSNVMLTPDGRVKVLDFGVASFVENPRRGVHSSEGSIVGTPSYMSPEAIRGEAPTVHRDLYGAGVTLYELLTGRQPFHGLGSMYKVFHAITSRPVPPPSSLNPLLDPACDSILLRALAQNPSDRFQDAAGMKAALEAVSWSPHVYEDVTVVSDENRLHSDSERTQESRASGA
- a CDS encoding amino acid permease, with product MTNDEAVAAEPPPDALQSPSAAASDEERLAELGYTQVLARRMSAFSNYAVSFTIISVLSGCLTLYLFGMNTGGPVLITWGWVGVGLMTLFVGLAMAEICSAYPTSAGLYFWAHRLAPPRSAAAWAWFTGWFNVLGQIAVTAGVDFGAASFLGAYLNLQFGFEVTPGRTILLFAAILVLHGLLNTFGVGIVAVLNSVSVWWHVAGVAVIVGALTFVPDSHRSASYVFTEFVNNTGWGSGFYVVMLGLLMAQYTFTGFDASAHMTEETHDAAVAGPRGIVRSIWTSWIAGFVLLLGFTFAIQSYEGALNSPTGAPPAQILLDALGATTGKLLLLVVIGAQLFCGMASVTANSRMIYAFSRDGALPFSRVWHTVSPRTRTPVAAVWLAALGALALGLPYLINVTAYAAVTSIAVIGLYIAYVIPTLLRLLRGDDFTAGPWHLGRWSRPVGVVAVIWVAVITVLFMLPQVSPVTWETFNYAPLAVLAVVGFAATWWLASARHWFLKPSAPDRRSAH
- a CDS encoding DEAD/DEAH box helicase, with protein sequence MPENVENTEANAVVESAEAVVAAAPETVVEIPAETADEVTTTDAPEAEAEAENAEAAEPTVTFASLGLPEGIVRKLAQNGVTAPFPIQAATIPDALAGKDILGRGRTGSGKTLSFGLPTLATLAGGHTEKKKPRAIILTPTRELAMQVADALQPYGDVLGLKMKVVCGGTSMSNQIYALERGVDVLVATPGRLRDIITRGACSLANVQVAVLDEADQMSDLGFLPEVTELLDQIPGGGQRMLFSATMENEIGTLVKRYLSNPVTHEVDSAQGNVSTMSHHVLVVKPKDKAPVTAAIAARKGRTIIFVRTQLGADRIAEQLIESGVKADALHGGMTQGARTRVLEDFKKGYVNALVATDVAARGIHVDGIDLVLNVDPAGDHKDYLHRSGRTARAGKSGVVVSLALPHQRRQIFRLMEDAGVDASRHIVQGAGVFEPEVAEITGARSLTEVQADSANNAAKQAEREAADLTKQLERVQRRAVELREEADRLVARAARERGEDPEAAVAEVAAEAEAALVAAVSVPEQQAARDDRRDDRGNFNRRDDRGGDRRDDRGGDRGGYRGGNDRVGERSGRPSGGAGYRGSNDRPSFRGSSDRPSGGFRSGGGDRRDDRGGRPFERRDNDRPAFNRDRRDERPSGGFRSGGGDRRDDRGGRPFERRDNDRPAFNRDRRDERPSGGFRSGGSDRPFNRDRRDDRPAAGFRSGGDRPAGHRGGTGTGTGTGTFGRRDDKPRWKRNG
- a CDS encoding metallopeptidase family protein, whose amino-acid sequence is MLEMTREEFEELVSVALDRVPPELMRLMDNVAVFVEEEPEDAQDRELLGLYEGTPLTERGEWYAGVLPDRITIYRGPALRMCATREDVVAETEITVVHEIAHHFGIDDERLHALGYG